From the genome of Nitrospirota bacterium:
AATTCTGGTTTATCAAAAGGTTCGCAAGCCTCGTCTATTAATTTCTTTTCAGCAGCATTGATTTGCTCTTCCGTAGGTTTTTCTATCTTAAAAATTTCTTTTGCTTTTTCAATTGCTTTGTCAGGATCAGTAGCATCTAATAGATTGCTTATAATGGTGTTCAAAGGTTGTTTGGCAGCATCTTCTATTTCCTGTCTGTCTTCTTTCTCAATCTCTCGAGCAAGCTTTGCAAGTCTACCAGCCAGCGATGTTATTGAATCAGTATCTCTATTGCCAAGAGCAATTGAGAAAAGCAGTTTATCAAAAGGAACGCTTGGTTTTCTTTCAAGAGGACGAGAATCAGTTTTATCATTTTCACACACCCCAACTGCATCTACAATAACAAAATGTGTTTTTTTGTATGCATCAGGGGTCACTGCGTTAAGTTCAGTCTGTGAAAGAATTCGAGTTCCTCTACCTTTCATTTGCTCAAAATAAACCCTTGATTTTACATCGCGCATAAATATCAGGCACTCGATTGGTTTTATGTCTGTACCAGTTGAAATCATATCTACTGTGACTGCAATCCGTGGATTGTATGAATTTCGAAATTCTGTAATCAAATTCTCTGGTTTTTCTCCAGTAATTTTATAGGTTATCTTTTTGCAAAAATCATTTCCTCTGCCGAATTCTTCCCTTACAATGTGCACAATGTCTTCTGCGTGTGAGTCGTCTTTGGCAAAGATTAAAGTTTTGGGGACTTCTTTTCTGCCGGGAAAGATTTCGGTAAAAAGTTTTTCCTTAAATGTCCTTATTACTGTTCTTATCTGGTCTGGTGCGACAATATCTCTATCCAGTTGATTTGGTGAATATTCAATATCATCATCAAGCTGTTCCCATCTCACCTTTCTGGTAAGTTTATCTCGTTTATCTATGTAATACCCTGCTTCTACCTTGCTCCCTTTTTCTGTAATTTCAGTTTTGATTCTGTACACTTCATAGGGCACATTCACTCCATCAGCCACAGCTTTTTCATAGTTATATTCAGAAACAAGATTTTGGTTGAAAAAGCCAAGTGTTTGCTTTGAGGGAGTAGCAGTCAGTCCAATGATATAGGCATCAAAATATTCCAGTACCTGTCTCCATAAATTGTAAATAGAACGGTGGCATTCATCAGTAATGATAAAATCAAACGTTTCAATCGGAATTTTTGGATTATATGTAATTTCTCTGGGTTGCTCTTCCTCTGGATATATTTCAAAAACCGACTGCTCTTCCAGACTCTCATCAAATTCTGCTTCGCCTTTTAACATGGAGTAGAGTCTCTGAATTGTGGTAATGCAAACCCGACTTACAGGGTCAATCACATTGGAGGTGAGATGCTGAATGTTATAAAGCTCTGTAAATTTCCTTCTGTCGTCCGGGGTAATAAACTGCTGAAATTCTTTTCTCGTTTGTCTGCCAAGATTACTTCT
Proteins encoded in this window:
- a CDS encoding DEAD/DEAH box helicase family protein — translated: MKPEEEARQKIDKLLNLAGWRVQDLKDINLSASFGVAVCEFPLESGFADYLLFVDKKAIGVIEAKPEGTTLSGVAEQSELYIASIPKNLPIVQEPLPFAYESTGTETFFRDIRDPFPRSRRVFAFHNPETLAEWLSQKETLRQRLRNLPRLITEGFRGCQIEAIKNLERAFAEDRPRALIQMASGSGKTYTAVNFVYRLIKFANAKRILFLVDRSNLGRQTRKEFQQFITPDDRRKFTELYNIQHLTSNVIDPVSRVCITTIQRLYSMLKGEAEFDESLEEQSVFEIYPEEEQPREITYNPKIPIETFDFIITDECHRSIYNLWRQVLEYFDAYIIGLTATPSKQTLGFFNQNLVSEYNYEKAVADGVNVPYEVYRIKTEITEKGSKVEAGYYIDKRDKLTRKVRWEQLDDDIEYSPNQLDRDIVAPDQIRTVIRTFKEKLFTEIFPGRKEVPKTLIFAKDDSHAEDIVHIVREEFGRGNDFCKKITYKITGEKPENLITEFRNSYNPRIAVTVDMISTGTDIKPIECLIFMRDVKSRVYFEQMKGRGTRILSQTELNAVTPDAYKKTHFVIVDAVGVCENDKTDSRPLERKPSVPFDKLLFSIALGNRDTDSITSLAGRLAKLAREIEKEDRQEIEDAAKQPLNTIISNLLDATDPDKAIEKAKEIFKIEKPTEEQINAAEKKLIDEACEPFDKPE